In a genomic window of Streptomyces sp. SJL17-4:
- a CDS encoding MbtH family NRPS accessory protein — protein sequence MADALQDDDRYLVVLNDELQYSIWRSGTDVPEGWRAEGAEGSREECLAHIDRVWTDMRPLSLRRHMEQQGA from the coding sequence ATGGCTGACGCACTGCAGGACGACGACCGATACCTGGTCGTCCTCAACGACGAGCTCCAGTACTCGATCTGGCGCTCCGGCACGGACGTCCCCGAGGGCTGGCGCGCCGAGGGCGCCGAGGGCAGCCGGGAGGAGTGCCTCGCGCACATCGACCGGGTCTGGACGGACATGCGGCCGCTGAGCCTGCGCCGTCACATGGAGCAGCAGGGGGCCTGA
- a CDS encoding amino acid adenylation domain-containing protein, protein MRNVPRAHGTDTSPVRGLGVGRSVPGPGSLGPDFREWSVPRRIAGVAAEAPDRIAIDGATRLSYAEMIGRVRRWGRVVTDAGAGRGSLVAVCLPRTPEMLTVMMGAWEAGAAYVPLDPDHPVARVEGVLLDARPAVLVTTRELASRLRAPDGTTVVRVEDVDVDALPDVPAGEGPGPLDLAYVIYTSGSTGRPKGVMIEHRSLANLVEGLLTAAGMGADDRTLAVVPFSFDMSGTDIYVTLTAGARLVVAPRGAAGDPERLHALLTEHRVTICQATPATWRLYADLGHPTPELRGVWCGGEDLPGTLVERLAAGGGVEIHNLYGPTETTICCVHGRVPTDPVETISTIGVPLANTTAYVVDETGALLPRGAEGELWIGGVGVGRGYLNRPGLTAERFVPDPFVPGGRVYRTGDLVAWNENGTLRYLGRIDEQVKIRGNRVELGEVDTALCAHADVSAAVSLTRRDRTDQNRLVSFVVPKPGRMVDPAQVRDVLARHLPDYMVPAEVVTVEEFPLSANGKVDRAALAASRGPDRP, encoded by the coding sequence ATGAGAAATGTGCCCCGAGCGCACGGAACCGACACGTCCCCCGTGCGGGGCCTGGGCGTCGGCCGTTCCGTACCGGGACCGGGCTCCCTCGGCCCTGACTTCCGCGAGTGGAGCGTCCCCCGCCGGATCGCCGGTGTGGCCGCCGAGGCCCCGGACCGGATCGCGATCGACGGGGCCACGCGGCTCTCGTACGCCGAGATGATCGGCCGTGTCCGCCGCTGGGGCCGGGTGGTGACGGACGCGGGAGCCGGGCGCGGTTCGCTCGTCGCGGTCTGCCTGCCCCGTACCCCCGAGATGCTGACGGTGATGATGGGGGCCTGGGAGGCCGGGGCGGCGTACGTGCCGCTGGATCCCGACCACCCCGTCGCCCGCGTCGAGGGGGTGCTGCTCGACGCGCGGCCCGCGGTTCTGGTCACGACGCGGGAACTCGCCTCCCGGCTGCGGGCCCCCGACGGTACGACCGTCGTCCGGGTGGAGGACGTCGACGTCGACGCGCTCCCCGACGTGCCGGCCGGGGAGGGCCCCGGGCCGCTGGACCTCGCCTACGTCATCTACACCTCGGGGTCCACGGGCCGTCCGAAGGGGGTGATGATCGAGCACCGCAGCCTGGCGAACCTGGTCGAAGGACTGCTGACGGCGGCGGGCATGGGCGCGGACGACCGCACCCTCGCCGTGGTGCCGTTCTCGTTCGACATGTCGGGGACGGACATCTACGTGACCCTGACGGCAGGGGCACGTCTGGTGGTCGCCCCCCGAGGCGCCGCCGGGGACCCGGAGCGGCTGCACGCCCTGCTGACGGAGCACCGCGTCACCATCTGCCAGGCCACTCCGGCCACCTGGCGGCTCTACGCGGACCTGGGCCACCCCACGCCGGAGCTCCGTGGCGTCTGGTGCGGTGGCGAGGACCTCCCCGGCACCCTCGTCGAGCGGCTCGCGGCCGGCGGGGGCGTGGAGATCCACAATCTCTACGGGCCCACGGAGACCACCATCTGCTGTGTGCACGGCCGGGTGCCGACCGACCCCGTCGAGACGATCAGCACCATCGGCGTTCCCCTCGCCAACACCACCGCGTACGTCGTGGACGAAACGGGGGCTCTGCTGCCGCGGGGAGCCGAAGGGGAACTGTGGATCGGCGGCGTCGGAGTCGGACGCGGCTATCTCAACCGCCCCGGCCTGACCGCCGAACGCTTCGTCCCCGACCCCTTCGTGCCCGGCGGCAGGGTCTACCGCACCGGCGACCTGGTGGCCTGGAACGAGAACGGGACGCTGCGCTACCTCGGCCGGATCGACGAGCAGGTGAAGATCCGCGGCAACAGGGTCGAGCTCGGCGAGGTCGACACGGCCCTCTGCGCGCACGCGGACGTCTCGGCGGCCGTCAGCCTCACACGGCGGGACCGCACCGATCAGAACCGGCTCGTCTCCTTCGTCGTCCCCAAGCCCGGCCGCATGGTGGATCCCGCCCAGGTCAGGGACGTACTGGCACGGCACCTGCCCGACTACATGGTGCCGGCCGAAGTGGTGACGGTGGAGGAGTTCCCGCTGAGCGCCAACGGGAAGGTCGACCGGGCGGCGCTCGCCGCATCCCGCGGGCCCGATCGGCCGTGA